The following are encoded in a window of Sphaerisporangium siamense genomic DNA:
- a CDS encoding GAF domain-containing sensor histidine kinase codes for MTSEPRGERDAVLHAVSSAVLAVTRHLSVREVLQVIVRSAKTLLDARYAALGVPDEDGSFAEFVAEGLSDKQWDAIGPLPRQHGMLAAMLRDAAPVRLPDIREDPRFEWWPSAHPVLKDFIGVPIRDGDQVLGIIFLSNKRAPGGFTSHDQDLLTLFAAHAAIALTNARLYERGRELTVVEERTRVARELHDAVTQKLFSLRLTAQAAAALVHAHPGRALAEIERVERLAGEALAELRAVIVELRPAELDRHGLVETLRKHVALLDRLNPETVSFSATGEAGDLPAATEVTVLRVAQEAVHNALRHAGASSIAVRLSVPGSRLTLEISDDGDGFDVDGPTRGLGLVSMRDRAEEAGGALRVSSEPGAGTTVLLEVPA; via the coding sequence GTGACCTCCGAACCGCGCGGCGAGCGCGACGCCGTGCTGCACGCCGTCAGCTCGGCGGTGCTGGCCGTCACGCGCCACCTGTCGGTCCGCGAGGTGCTGCAGGTCATCGTCCGCTCGGCCAAGACCCTGCTCGACGCCCGGTACGCCGCGCTCGGCGTGCCGGACGAGGACGGCTCGTTCGCCGAGTTCGTCGCCGAGGGCCTCAGCGACAAGCAGTGGGACGCCATCGGCCCGCTGCCGCGCCAGCACGGCATGCTCGCCGCGATGCTCCGCGACGCCGCCCCGGTGCGCCTGCCCGACATCCGCGAGGATCCGCGGTTCGAGTGGTGGCCGAGCGCGCACCCGGTGCTCAAGGACTTCATCGGCGTGCCCATCCGGGACGGCGACCAGGTGCTCGGGATCATCTTCCTGTCCAACAAGCGCGCCCCCGGCGGCTTCACCTCCCATGACCAGGACCTGCTCACCCTGTTCGCCGCGCACGCCGCCATCGCCCTGACCAACGCGCGCCTGTACGAGCGCGGGCGCGAGCTCACGGTCGTCGAGGAGCGCACCCGCGTGGCCCGTGAGCTACACGACGCGGTGACGCAGAAGCTGTTCTCGCTGCGGCTCACCGCCCAGGCCGCCGCCGCCCTGGTCCACGCGCACCCCGGGCGCGCCCTGGCGGAGATCGAGCGCGTGGAGCGCCTGGCGGGCGAGGCGCTGGCCGAGCTGCGGGCCGTGATCGTCGAGCTGCGCCCGGCCGAGCTGGACCGGCACGGCCTCGTGGAGACCCTGCGCAAGCACGTCGCCCTGCTCGACCGCCTCAACCCCGAGACGGTCTCGTTCAGCGCCACCGGGGAGGCGGGTGACCTGCCCGCGGCCACCGAGGTCACCGTCCTGCGCGTGGCCCAGGAGGCCGTGCACAACGCCCTCAGGCACGCGGGCGCGTCCTCCATCGCCGTGCGGCTGAGCGTGCCGGGGTCGCGCCTCACGCTGGAGATCAGCGACGACGGCGACGGCTTCGACGTGGACGGGCCCACCCGAGGGCTCGGCCTG
- a CDS encoding SDR family NAD(P)-dependent oxidoreductase, with protein MTDETPSAPRRTALVTGASRGLGLALARELSARGWQLVITARGAADLEKAALETGATAVPGDVTDPAHRAALARVANEFGGLDLLVNNASTLGAVPLPPLAAYPLDVLAGAVQANVIAPLALIQATLRGLRERGGAVVNITSDAAVEPYEGWGGYGLTKAALDHLSYVLAVEEPGVAVWSVDPGEMRTRMLADAVGEEEAAGADDPEVVAPFIADLVERRPESGRVSR; from the coding sequence ATGACCGATGAAACCCCTTCCGCCCCGCGGCGCACGGCGCTGGTCACGGGCGCCTCCCGCGGCCTCGGCCTGGCCCTCGCGCGGGAGCTGTCCGCCCGGGGCTGGCAGCTCGTCATCACCGCGCGCGGCGCCGCCGACCTGGAGAAGGCCGCGCTGGAGACCGGCGCCACCGCCGTGCCCGGCGACGTGACCGACCCCGCGCACCGGGCCGCCCTCGCGCGGGTCGCCAACGAGTTCGGCGGCCTGGACCTGCTGGTCAACAACGCGAGCACGCTCGGCGCGGTCCCGCTGCCGCCGCTGGCCGCCTATCCCCTGGACGTGCTCGCCGGCGCCGTACAGGCCAACGTGATCGCGCCCCTGGCCCTGATCCAGGCGACACTGCGCGGGCTGCGCGAGCGCGGCGGCGCGGTCGTCAACATCACCTCCGACGCGGCCGTCGAGCCCTACGAGGGCTGGGGCGGGTACGGCCTGACCAAGGCGGCGCTCGACCACCTCTCGTACGTGCTCGCCGTCGAGGAGCCCGGCGTCGCCGTCTGGTCGGTGGACCCGGGCGAGATGCGCACGCGCATGCTCGCCGACGCCGTCGGCGAGGAGGAGGCCGCGGGCGCCGACGACCCCGAGGTCGTGGCGCCGTTCATCGCCGACCTGGTCGAGCGACGGCCGGAGAGCGGCCGGGTGAGCCGGTGA
- a CDS encoding S-adenosylmethionine:tRNA ribosyltransferase-isomerase — protein sequence MIAFDLPRVREAHEPPEARGLARDHVRLMVSSTETGAVTHHTFTDLPELLRPGDLLVVNDSITLAAAVPLDRLAVHFSTAREDGTWLVELRRRVGGATAPYPGGAPGEWLPLPGGATLRLLERETPRLWRAALDRDVPGYLAEHGLPIRYSYVPREWPLSAYQTVFGVRPGSAEMPSAGRPFSHELVTALVSRGILVAPVTLHTGVASPEKDEPPYPERFAVPEHTARLVNQAEGRVIAVGTTVVRALETAALGAPRGRVRAAAGFTSHVVTPAEGVRAVDGLITGLHEPKSSHLMMLSAIAGEELLSRSYEEALREGYLWHEFGDVHLITSGKFPIK from the coding sequence GTGATCGCCTTCGACCTGCCCAGGGTCCGTGAGGCCCACGAGCCGCCGGAGGCCCGCGGCCTGGCGCGCGACCACGTCCGGCTGATGGTCTCCAGCACCGAGACCGGCGCCGTCACCCACCACACCTTCACCGACCTGCCGGAACTGCTGCGGCCGGGAGATCTGCTCGTCGTCAACGACTCGATCACCCTGGCCGCCGCCGTGCCGCTGGACCGGCTGGCGGTGCACTTCTCCACCGCGCGCGAGGACGGCACGTGGCTGGTGGAGCTGCGCCGGCGCGTGGGAGGGGCCACGGCGCCGTACCCGGGGGGCGCGCCCGGCGAGTGGCTGCCGCTGCCGGGAGGCGCGACGCTGCGGCTGCTGGAGCGCGAGACGCCGCGGTTGTGGCGTGCCGCGCTCGACCGGGACGTCCCCGGGTACCTGGCCGAGCACGGGCTGCCCATCCGGTACTCCTACGTGCCGCGGGAGTGGCCGTTGTCGGCCTACCAGACGGTGTTCGGCGTGCGCCCGGGCAGCGCGGAGATGCCGAGCGCGGGACGGCCGTTCAGCCACGAGCTGGTGACCGCGCTCGTCAGCCGGGGGATCCTCGTCGCGCCGGTCACCCTGCACACCGGCGTGGCCTCGCCGGAGAAGGACGAGCCGCCGTACCCGGAGCGGTTCGCGGTGCCCGAGCACACCGCGCGCCTGGTGAACCAGGCCGAGGGCCGGGTGATCGCCGTGGGGACGACGGTGGTGCGGGCGCTGGAGACGGCGGCGCTCGGGGCCCCGCGGGGCAGGGTGCGGGCCGCGGCGGGCTTCACCTCGCACGTCGTCACCCCGGCCGAGGGCGTGCGGGCGGTGGACGGCCTGATCACGGGGCTGCACGAGCCGAAGTCCAGCCATCTGATGATGCTGTCGGCCATCGCCGGAGAGGAGCTTCTTTCCCGGTCATATGAGGAGGCACTCCGCGAAGGCTACCTATGGCATGAATTCGGAGACGTCCACCTGATCACGTCGGGTAAATTTCCAATAAAGTGA
- a CDS encoding DUF11 domain-containing protein translates to MRHPLAKIVATAVAVPLTGALMFAALPASAATSAKSSTATAEAAGEDPYSAFSVTVTGPKKVKRGGEITYRIKGVNNGPWTADDYYFGGTLPKGIRGPVYYDGPKGTKCGFFPDGFWCWPPYVLEKGESTWLTITVRLKKGTTGTATAKLGVNTWNWPTGAEDLSRDELRRVGVKGWYFTKPVKTKIAR, encoded by the coding sequence ATGCGTCACCCGCTCGCCAAGATCGTGGCAACGGCCGTCGCCGTTCCGCTGACGGGAGCCCTGATGTTCGCCGCGCTCCCGGCCTCGGCCGCGACGAGCGCGAAGAGCAGCACCGCGACGGCCGAGGCCGCCGGCGAAGACCCGTACTCCGCGTTCTCGGTGACGGTCACCGGGCCCAAGAAGGTCAAGCGCGGCGGCGAGATCACCTACCGGATCAAGGGCGTCAACAACGGCCCCTGGACCGCCGACGACTACTACTTCGGCGGCACGCTGCCCAAGGGCATCCGCGGGCCGGTCTACTACGACGGCCCCAAGGGCACCAAGTGCGGCTTCTTCCCCGACGGCTTCTGGTGCTGGCCGCCGTACGTGCTGGAGAAGGGCGAGAGCACCTGGCTGACCATCACCGTCCGGCTGAAGAAGGGCACCACGGGCACGGCCACGGCCAAGCTCGGCGTCAACACCTGGAACTGGCCGACCGGCGCGGAGGACCTGAGCCGCGACGAGCTCAGGAGGGTCGGCGTCAAGGGCTGGTACTTCACCAAGCCGGTGAAGACCAAGATCGCGCGCTGA
- a CDS encoding lysophospholipid acyltransferase family protein — MSWLPVAACTVGGCVRSPARTAGPVRRALRVLGALGVVAGGVSWSLVARRFDDRRRGEVTMRWARLLLRVLGIRLEVAQGFSVLGGSAASAAPVAPGAGTCGALLVANHVSWLDPLVVAAITPCRPLAKSDIARWPVLGSLVASGGAIFIDRERLSTLPGTVRDVAGALRAGHDVAVFPEGTTTCGRAMGPFRPAMFQAAIDAGAPVRPVRLRFRDEGSDPATGPAFVGDDTLPASLRRVIAARGLVVEVTMFPQVAYAPAAGVTRRSLAGIAHATVSGDAPRRHDVLVAA; from the coding sequence ATGAGCTGGCTCCCCGTCGCCGCCTGCACGGTGGGCGGCTGCGTCAGGTCCCCCGCCAGGACGGCGGGCCCGGTCCGGCGGGCGCTGCGCGTGCTCGGGGCCCTCGGGGTCGTGGCGGGCGGCGTCTCCTGGTCGCTGGTGGCCCGCCGGTTCGACGACCGGCGGCGCGGCGAGGTCACCATGCGCTGGGCGAGACTGCTGCTGCGAGTGCTCGGCATCCGGCTGGAGGTCGCGCAGGGGTTCAGCGTGCTGGGCGGTTCGGCGGCGTCCGCGGCCCCGGTGGCGCCCGGCGCGGGGACGTGCGGCGCGCTGCTGGTGGCCAACCACGTGTCGTGGCTGGATCCGCTGGTGGTGGCCGCGATCACGCCGTGCAGGCCGCTGGCCAAGAGCGACATCGCCCGCTGGCCGGTGCTGGGCTCGCTGGTGGCGTCCGGTGGCGCGATCTTCATCGACCGCGAACGGCTCTCGACGCTGCCCGGCACCGTGCGGGACGTCGCGGGCGCGCTGCGCGCCGGGCACGACGTCGCGGTCTTCCCCGAGGGCACGACCACGTGCGGCAGGGCGATGGGGCCGTTCCGCCCGGCGATGTTCCAGGCGGCGATCGACGCGGGCGCGCCGGTGCGGCCGGTCCGGCTGCGGTTCCGCGACGAGGGGAGCGACCCGGCGACGGGGCCGGCGTTCGTGGGCGACGACACGCTGCCGGCGTCGCTGCGGCGGGTGATCGCGGCCCGCGGCCTCGTGGTCGAGGTGACGATGTTCCCGCAGGTCGCCTACGCGCCCGCGGCGGGCGTCACGCGGCGGTCCCTGGCGGGCATCGCGCACGCCACGGTGTCGGGGGACGCCCCGCGCCGCCACGACGTGCTGGTCGCGGCGTAG
- a CDS encoding GNAT family N-acetyltransferase — protein MTQVFTDRVHGGNGSARAAVPADPTSALPPPAGVPGTPGLSDRGLTDARGRYTLGLARTPADLRAAQRLRYEVFAGEMGARLDSPVSGLDVDRFDAYCDHLLVREGDTVVGTYRMLAPGRADRLYSDGEFDLSALSGIRAGLVEAGRTCVHPDHRGGAVIGLMWAGIAHYMVSGGYGWLGGCCSIPLDDGGAAAAGVVDNVPFGPEKYRVTPHRMWPDAGVARPGRFVVPPLLRGYLRLGAWICGAPAHDPDFGTADFFVLLSLANVDVRYLRHFLGVTE, from the coding sequence ATGACCCAGGTCTTCACCGACCGTGTCCACGGCGGTAACGGTTCCGCGCGGGCCGCCGTACCGGCGGATCCCACCTCCGCCCTCCCGCCTCCGGCGGGCGTCCCGGGAACCCCAGGGCTTTCCGATCGAGGTCTGACCGACGCGCGCGGGCGGTACACGCTCGGGCTGGCGAGGACGCCGGCCGACCTGCGCGCGGCGCAGCGGCTGCGGTACGAGGTCTTCGCCGGCGAGATGGGCGCCCGGCTGGACTCGCCGGTCTCCGGGCTGGACGTGGACAGGTTCGACGCCTACTGCGACCACTTGCTGGTGCGCGAGGGCGACACGGTGGTCGGCACCTATCGGATGCTGGCGCCGGGCCGTGCCGACCGCCTGTACTCCGACGGCGAGTTCGACCTTTCCGCGCTCTCCGGGATCCGGGCCGGATTGGTAGAAGCCGGGCGCACGTGCGTGCACCCGGACCATCGCGGGGGCGCGGTGATCGGGCTGATGTGGGCGGGGATCGCCCACTACATGGTGAGCGGCGGCTACGGCTGGCTCGGCGGGTGCTGCTCGATCCCCTTGGACGACGGAGGGGCGGCGGCCGCGGGCGTGGTGGACAACGTCCCGTTCGGCCCGGAGAAGTACCGGGTGACGCCGCACCGCATGTGGCCGGACGCGGGCGTGGCCCGTCCGGGCAGGTTCGTGGTGCCGCCGCTGCTGCGCGGCTACCTGCGCCTCGGCGCGTGGATCTGCGGCGCCCCCGCCCACGACCCGGACTTCGGGACGGCCGACTTCTTCGTGCTGCTGTCGCTGGCCAACGTGGACGTCCGTTACCTGCGGCACTTCCTCGGGGTGACCGAATGA
- the serB gene encoding phosphoserine phosphatase SerB: protein MKQRTLLITLTGPDRPGVTSRLFGTLASFPVNVVDVEQVVIRGRLVLGVLVMYAGGPPTGTGGTLGAMWAAVERVAEDLGMEVELATGTDTKEKRRRGRLHVTVLGEPLEPAALAGIAGRISAAGANIDRIERLAHLPVTCIELEVSGADPALLRTALAAEAVLQQVDVAVQRSGLHRRTKRLIVMDVDSTLIRGEVIELLAAHAGCMDEVEKITSAAMRGELDFAASLRERVALLEGLPADVFEAVRQEVVLTPGARTLVRTLKRLDYRFAIVSGGFTQITDALVEELGIDYSAANTLEVVNGKLTGRVVGEIVDRPGKARALERFARQAGIPISQTVAIGDGANDLDMIGAAGLGIAFNAKPVLRDAADAAVNVPYLDTILYLLGISREEVEAADAEDGLAAPGPA from the coding sequence ATGAAGCAGCGCACGCTTTTGATCACGCTCACCGGTCCCGACCGGCCCGGGGTGACGTCCCGCTTGTTCGGCACGCTGGCGTCCTTCCCCGTGAACGTCGTCGATGTCGAGCAGGTCGTCATCCGCGGCCGTCTCGTGCTCGGCGTCCTCGTCATGTACGCGGGCGGGCCGCCGACCGGCACCGGCGGCACCCTCGGCGCCATGTGGGCCGCCGTCGAACGCGTGGCCGAGGACCTCGGCATGGAGGTCGAGCTCGCCACCGGCACCGACACCAAAGAGAAGCGCCGCAGGGGACGTCTCCACGTGACCGTCCTCGGCGAACCGCTCGAACCCGCGGCGCTCGCCGGCATCGCCGGCCGCATCTCCGCCGCCGGCGCCAACATCGACCGCATCGAACGCCTGGCCCACCTGCCGGTCACGTGCATCGAGCTGGAGGTCTCCGGCGCCGACCCCGCCCTGCTGCGCACCGCGCTCGCCGCCGAGGCCGTGCTCCAGCAGGTCGACGTCGCCGTCCAGCGCTCCGGGCTCCACCGGCGCACCAAGCGGCTGATCGTCATGGACGTCGACTCCACGCTGATCCGCGGGGAGGTCATCGAGCTGCTGGCCGCGCACGCCGGGTGCATGGACGAGGTCGAGAAGATCACCTCGGCCGCGATGCGCGGCGAGCTCGACTTCGCCGCATCCCTGCGCGAGCGGGTGGCCCTGCTCGAAGGGCTCCCCGCCGACGTCTTCGAGGCCGTACGGCAGGAGGTCGTGCTCACCCCCGGCGCCCGCACGCTCGTGCGCACGCTCAAGCGCCTCGACTACCGCTTCGCCATCGTCAGCGGCGGCTTCACCCAGATCACCGACGCACTGGTGGAGGAGCTCGGCATCGACTACTCGGCCGCCAACACCCTGGAGGTCGTGAACGGCAAGCTCACCGGCCGCGTCGTCGGCGAGATCGTCGACCGTCCGGGCAAGGCGCGGGCGCTGGAGCGGTTCGCGCGGCAGGCGGGCATCCCGATCAGCCAGACCGTCGCCATCGGGGACGGCGCCAACGACCTCGACATGATCGGCGCGGCGGGGCTCGGCATCGCCTTCAACGCCAAGCCCGTGCTGCGGGACGCGGCCGACGCCGCCGTCAACGTGCCCTACCTGGACACGATCCTGTACCTGCTCGGCATCTCGCGCGAGGAGGTCGAGGCCGCCGACGCCGAGGACGGCCTGGCGGCCCCGGGCCCGGCCTGA
- a CDS encoding SixA phosphatase family protein: MNTLIVLRHAKAAQVPGLADRERPLTGRGERDAGRAGRALRSLGLSPDLVLCSPSLRTRQTAELALADLAPSAPLHLESEIYEAYPDELLELVGRTDEDVSTLLLVGHNPGVHELVMNLSLSHDDEGFPPGAFAVLETDGWAGLGPGDGRVVHRWKPRDD; encoded by the coding sequence ATGAACACGCTGATCGTCCTGAGACACGCCAAGGCCGCGCAGGTGCCCGGCCTGGCGGACAGGGAGCGCCCCCTGACCGGGCGCGGCGAGCGCGACGCCGGGCGTGCGGGGCGGGCGCTGAGGTCGCTGGGGCTGTCTCCCGATCTGGTGCTCTGCTCGCCCTCGCTGCGGACCCGGCAGACCGCCGAGCTGGCCCTGGCGGACCTGGCGCCCTCGGCTCCCCTGCACCTGGAGAGCGAGATCTACGAGGCGTACCCCGACGAGCTTCTCGAACTCGTCGGCCGGACCGACGAGGACGTCTCGACCCTGCTGCTCGTCGGCCACAATCCGGGCGTGCACGAGCTGGTGATGAACCTGTCCCTGTCGCACGACGACGAGGGGTTCCCGCCGGGGGCGTTCGCGGTGCTGGAGACGGACGGCTGGGCGGGCCTCGGCCCCGGGGACGGCCGCGTGGTGCACCGCTGGAAGCCCAGGGACGACTGA
- a CDS encoding sodium-translocating pyrophosphatase → MSRLYLAADDAAAVSLSGSHLTIVVVVAAVALIALAVAGGLVREVLGAGQGTERMQNIARAVQEGAAAYLTRQFRTLAVFVILIPFLLLLLPSESTGVAVGRSVFFVVGAVFSALTGFMGMWLAVRGNVRVAAAARESGERPAMRIAFRTGGVAGMFTVGLGLLGAAIVVFIYKGDAPSVLEGFGFGAALLAMFMRVGGGIFTKAADVGADLVGKVEQGIPEDDPRNAATIADNVGDNVGDCAGMAADLFESYAVMLVASLILGKAAFGTEGLVFPLIVPMIGVLTAIIGIFTTAPRNGDRSGMAAINRGFFISAIISAILVAVAAFIYLPSTFAELSGVSAGVAQLDADPRVIAIGAVLVGLVLASAIQILTGYFTETNRRPVKEIGESSLTGPATVILSGISVGLESAVYSALLIGGAVYGAFLLGFGNVTVALFAVALAGTGLLTTVGVIVSMDTFGPVSDNAQGIAEMSGDVEGEGATILTSLDAVGNTTKAITKGIAIATAVLAATALFGSFRTAVEDKLATASAGVKDALGQFSSFSLSVDAPNVLVGLVVGAAVVFLFSGLAISAVGRAAGRVVYEVREQFRTKPGIMSGTELPDYGRVVDICTRDSLRELATPGLLAVMTPIAVGFALGYAPLGAYLAGAIAAGTLMAVFLANSGGAWDNAKKLVEDGHHGGKGSDAHAATVIGDTVGDPFKDTAGPAINPLIKVMNLVALLIAPAVVTYADNAALRVGVTVVAVAVVVGAVVISKRRSTSIAPSSDDPRPQVESEKVPG, encoded by the coding sequence ATGTCTAGGCTCTATCTCGCCGCTGACGACGCCGCAGCGGTATCCCTTAGCGGTTCCCATCTCACGATCGTGGTCGTGGTGGCCGCGGTGGCGCTGATCGCGCTGGCCGTCGCGGGCGGCCTCGTCCGCGAGGTGCTCGGCGCCGGTCAAGGCACCGAGCGCATGCAGAACATCGCGCGGGCCGTACAGGAGGGCGCTGCCGCGTATCTCACGCGGCAGTTCCGCACTCTGGCCGTCTTTGTGATCCTCATCCCGTTCCTGCTCTTGTTGCTGCCGTCGGAGTCGACCGGTGTGGCCGTCGGGCGCTCGGTCTTCTTCGTGGTCGGCGCGGTGTTCTCCGCGCTGACCGGCTTCATGGGCATGTGGCTGGCGGTGCGGGGCAACGTCCGCGTCGCGGCCGCCGCCCGTGAGTCCGGCGAGAGGCCGGCGATGCGCATCGCCTTCCGCACCGGTGGTGTGGCGGGCATGTTCACCGTCGGGCTCGGCCTGCTGGGCGCGGCCATCGTCGTCTTCATCTACAAGGGCGACGCGCCGAGCGTCCTGGAGGGCTTCGGCTTCGGCGCCGCGCTGCTCGCGATGTTCATGCGTGTCGGCGGCGGCATCTTCACCAAGGCGGCCGACGTGGGCGCCGACCTGGTCGGCAAGGTCGAGCAGGGCATCCCGGAGGACGACCCGCGCAACGCCGCCACCATCGCCGACAACGTGGGCGACAACGTCGGCGACTGCGCCGGCATGGCGGCCGACCTGTTCGAGTCCTACGCGGTCATGCTGGTCGCGAGCCTCATCCTGGGCAAGGCGGCCTTCGGCACGGAGGGCCTGGTCTTCCCGCTGATCGTTCCCATGATCGGCGTACTGACCGCCATCATCGGCATCTTCACCACGGCCCCGCGCAACGGCGACCGTTCCGGCATGGCGGCCATCAACCGCGGGTTCTTCATCTCCGCGATCATCTCGGCGATCCTGGTCGCCGTGGCGGCGTTCATCTACCTGCCGAGCACGTTCGCCGAGCTGAGCGGCGTGAGCGCCGGCGTGGCGCAGCTCGACGCCGACCCGCGCGTGATCGCCATCGGCGCGGTGCTGGTCGGCCTGGTGCTGGCGAGCGCGATCCAGATCCTCACGGGCTACTTCACCGAGACCAACCGCCGTCCGGTGAAGGAGATCGGCGAGAGCTCGCTGACCGGCCCCGCGACCGTCATCCTCTCCGGCATCTCCGTCGGCCTGGAGTCCGCGGTCTACTCCGCCCTGCTCATCGGCGGCGCCGTCTACGGCGCGTTCCTGCTGGGCTTCGGCAACGTGACGGTGGCGCTGTTCGCCGTCGCCCTGGCCGGCACCGGCCTGCTCACCACCGTCGGCGTCATCGTCTCGATGGACACCTTCGGCCCGGTGTCGGACAACGCCCAGGGCATCGCCGAGATGTCCGGCGACGTGGAGGGCGAGGGCGCGACGATCCTGACCTCCCTGGACGCGGTCGGCAACACCACCAAGGCGATCACCAAGGGCATCGCGATCGCGACCGCGGTGCTCGCCGCGACGGCGCTGTTCGGGTCCTTCAGGACAGCGGTCGAAGACAAGCTGGCCACCGCCTCGGCCGGGGTGAAGGACGCCCTGGGCCAGTTCTCGTCGTTCAGCCTCAGCGTGGACGCCCCGAACGTCCTCGTCGGCCTGGTCGTCGGCGCGGCGGTCGTGTTCCTGTTCTCCGGGCTCGCGATCAGCGCCGTGGGCCGGGCGGCCGGGCGTGTCGTGTACGAGGTCCGCGAGCAGTTCCGCACCAAGCCCGGCATCATGTCCGGCACCGAGCTGCCCGACTACGGCCGCGTCGTCGACATCTGCACCCGCGACTCGCTGCGCGAGCTGGCGACGCCGGGTCTGCTCGCCGTCATGACGCCGATCGCGGTCGGCTTCGCCCTCGGGTACGCCCCGCTCGGCGCCTACCTCGCCGGCGCCATCGCGGCGGGCACGCTGATGGCCGTGTTCCTGGCCAACTCCGGCGGCGCCTGGGACAACGCCAAGAAGCTGGTCGAGGACGGCCACCACGGCGGCAAGGGCTCCGACGCCCACGCGGCCACGGTCATCGGCGACACCGTCGGCGACCCGTTCAAGGACACCGCGGGCCCGGCGATCAACCCGCTGATCAAGGTCATGAACCTGGTGGCCCTGCTCATCGCCCCGGCCGTCGTGACCTACGCCGACAACGCCGCTCTGCGCGTCGGCGTCACGGTGGTCGCGGTGGCGGTCGTCGTGGGCGCGGTCGTGATCTCCAAGCGGCGCTCGACGAGCATCGCCCCGTCGAGCGACGACCCGCGTCCGCAGGTCGAGAGCGAGAAGGTCCCCGGCTGA
- a CDS encoding ATP-binding protein: protein MATVELTFSALPAHVRTARLVATAIARRTGVPEALLDEVRLAVGEACSRAVEAHRVHCPGEPIRIELCDESGRFEVTVTDSAPSDDLEQAYKDGDGPPTPVNGTELASLLPADTLMSGFGIAVIAALADDVEVYPSAKGLRIRMSWPATAGFATA from the coding sequence ATGGCCACCGTCGAGCTGACGTTCAGTGCACTGCCGGCTCACGTTCGGACGGCACGGCTGGTCGCCACCGCGATCGCCCGCCGTACCGGGGTACCGGAGGCTCTGCTGGACGAAGTGCGGCTCGCCGTGGGTGAGGCCTGCTCTCGGGCAGTGGAGGCGCACCGCGTTCACTGCCCAGGCGAGCCGATCCGCATCGAGCTGTGCGACGAGTCGGGGCGGTTCGAGGTCACCGTCACCGACTCGGCCCCGAGTGACGACCTCGAACAGGCGTACAAGGACGGGGACGGGCCGCCGACGCCCGTCAACGGGACCGAGCTGGCCAGCCTGCTCCCGGCCGACACCTTGATGTCCGGGTTCGGCATCGCCGTCATCGCGGCGCTCGCCGACGACGTCGAGGTGTACCCGAGTGCCAAGGGGCTGCGGATCAGGATGAGCTGGCCCGCGACCGCCGGCTTCGCGACGGCCTGA
- a CDS encoding STAS domain-containing protein, with translation MDLKLDHHTEDRLTIVEVEGEIDVYTAPRLRELLIDLVNKGNFHLLVNMEKVDFLDSTGLGVLVGGLKRVRAHDGSLELVCTQERILKIFRITGLTKVFGIYASVEEAKEAHGRDK, from the coding sequence GTGGATCTGAAGTTGGACCACCACACCGAAGACCGGCTCACCATCGTGGAAGTCGAGGGTGAGATCGACGTCTATACCGCGCCGAGGCTGCGTGAGCTGCTGATCGACCTGGTGAACAAGGGCAACTTCCACCTGCTCGTCAACATGGAGAAGGTGGACTTCCTCGATTCCACTGGACTTGGTGTCCTGGTCGGCGGGCTCAAGCGCGTTCGGGCGCACGACGGCTCCCTGGAGCTCGTCTGCACGCAGGAACGCATCCTGAAGATCTTCCGGATCACCGGTCTGACGAAGGTCTTCGGGATTTACGCCTCGGTCGAAGAGGCCAAGGAAGCTCACGGCCGAGACAAGTAG